One Triticum dicoccoides isolate Atlit2015 ecotype Zavitan chromosome 4B, WEW_v2.0, whole genome shotgun sequence genomic window carries:
- the LOC119296005 gene encoding pre-mRNA-processing factor 17-like, which yields MDLLQSSYAPGDASSPEDESLSSPDTSPLRLPSKSAAPAVDETALALSAAAAAASTSRPLDPSLHLIPFNPTADQLWAPVLGPQHPHAPISSASGHRNHKLGHVEDAALLPFLFDEQYNTFHRFGYASDPSGLHIIGDAQPQAPDLDTVYNLPPSEHKRRRIQSREENHEPLPPEAQNPASDEWVVHNKQSPWAGNREGPPVELTDEQRQYADAHAAKKAEKEARGEGKEKTEVVVKSTFHGKEEKDYQGRSWITPPKDAKATTERCYIPKRCVHEWVGHTKGVSAIRFSPKYGHLLLSASMDCKIKIWDVLESKTCMRTYMGHSKAVRDISFSNDGSKFLSAGYDRNIQYWDTETGQVISTFSTGKVPYVVKLNPDEDKQHILLAGMSDKKIVQWDMKSGQITQEYDQHLGAVNTITFVDNNRRFVTSSDDKSLRVWEFGIPVVIKYISEPHMHSMPSIAVHPNSNWLAAQSLDNQILIYSTKERFQLNKKKRFAGHIVAGYACQVSFSPDGRFVMSGDGEGSCWFWDWKSCRRFKTLKCHNGVCIGCEWHPLETSKVATCGWDGVIKYWD from the exons ATGGATCTCCTCCAGTCCTCGTACGCGCCTGGTGACGCGTCCTCGCCGGAGGACGAGTCGCTCTCCTCCCCGGACACCTCCCCGCTCCGCCTCCCCTCCAagtccgccgcccccgccgtcgatgAGACAGCGCTCGCgctatccgccgccgccgccgccgcttccacCTCCCGTCCTCTCGACCCCTCCCTCCACCTCATCCCCTTCAACCCCACCGCCGACCAGCTCTGGGCGCCCGTCCTCGGTCCTCAGCACCCCCACGCGCCCATCTCATCCGCCTCTGGTCACCGTAACCACAAGCTCGGTCACGTCGAAGACGCAGCGCTCCTCCCCTTCCTCTTCGACGAGCAGTATAACACTTTCCATCGCTTCGGCTACGCATCTGACCCCTCCGGCCTCCACATCATCGGCGACGCGCAGCCACAGGCGCCCGACCTCGACACCGTCTACAACCTCCCTCCTTCTGAGCACAAGCGCCGCCGCATCCAATCCAGGGAGGAAAACCACGAGCCCCTCCCCCCAGAGGCCCAAAACCCTGCATCCGACGAGTGGGTCGTGCACAACAAACAGAGTCCCTGGGCTGGCAATCGGGAGGGCCCGCCTGTGGAGCTCACGGACGAGCAGAGACAGTACGCCGACGCACATGCGGCCAAGAAGGCTGAGAAGGAGGCACGAGGCGAAGGGAAGGAGAAAACAGAGGTGGTGGTCAAGAGCACCTTCCATGggaaggaggagaaggactacCAGGGACGATCGTGGATCACTCCACCCAAGGATGCCAAGGCGACCACCGAGCGCTGTTATATTCCCAAGAGGTGTGTACATGAGTGGGTTGGACACACTAAGGGGGTCTCAGCGATCAGATTTTCCCCCAAGTACGGCCATCTATTGCTGTCTGCAAGTATGGATTGTAAGATTAAAATCTGGGACGTGCTTGAGTCGAAGACATGTATGCGGACGTACATGGGGCACTCCAAGGCGGTACGGGATATATCGTTCTCTAATGACGGTAGTAAGTTCTTGAGTGCTGGCTATGACCGGAATATTCAGTATTGGGATACCGAAACTGGGCAGGTGATCTCGACCTTCTCTACTGGTAAGGTACCTTATGTCGTGAAGCTCAATCCTGATGAAGATAAGCAGCATATTCTCCTTGCTGGGATGAGTGACAAGAAGATTGTGCAGTGGGATATGAAGTCAGGGCAGATCACACAGGAATATGATCAGCACTTGGGGGCGGTGAACACTATTACCTTTGTAGATAATAATAGGAGGTTTGTGACATCTAGCGATGACAAGTCTCTTCGTGTGTGGGAGTTTGGCATCCCTGTAGTTATTAAGTATATCAGTGAGCCGCACATGCACTCCATGCCGTCTATTGCAGTACACCCGAACTCTAACTGGCTGGCAGCACAGAGCTTGGACAATCAGATACTGATATACAGCACCAAGGAAAGGTTTCAACTTAATAAGAAGAAGAGGTTTGCAGGTCACATTGTGGCAGGTTATGCTTGTCAGGTGAGCTTCTCTCCTGATGGGAGGTTTGTGATGTCAGGAGACGGTGAAGGTAGTTGCTGGTTCTGGGACTGGAAAAGCTGCAGGAGATTCAAGACATTGAAGTGCCACAATGGAGTTTGCATTGGATGTGAGTGGCATCCATTGGAGACTAGCAAGGTTGCAACATGTGGATGGGATGGTGTCATAAAATACTG GGATTAA